In the genome of Pseudomonadota bacterium, one region contains:
- a CDS encoding agmatinase, translating into MSHSKEFADPMVRPRYTGIPTFMRAPYAGEDWRGVDIGFIGVPFDGGVTNRTGARHGPREVRNSSSLMRKINQASRISPYDLARVADLGDAWVERPFNLETSLEEIAEFYRRVHAAGITPISVGGDHSITLSIFRGIARHRPVGMVHFDAHCDTGDDYLGSKFHHGAPFRRAVEEGLLDPKRTIQIGIRGGLNDIDIWKFSHDSGMRVVYMEELYELGVKRVIEEARRVAGEGPTYISFDVDGLDPVYAPGTGTPEVGGFTTLEAQLMIRGLRGLDLIGGDVVEVAPPFDPSGNTALVGASIMFEELCVVADALAARRSQPKAAE; encoded by the coding sequence ATGAGCCATTCAAAAGAATTCGCCGACCCGATGGTGCGGCCGCGCTATACCGGCATCCCCACCTTCATGCGCGCACCCTATGCTGGCGAGGATTGGCGGGGCGTGGACATCGGCTTCATCGGCGTGCCCTTCGATGGCGGCGTCACCAACCGAACTGGGGCCAGGCACGGGCCGCGCGAGGTGCGCAACTCGTCCAGCCTGATGCGCAAGATCAACCAGGCATCGCGCATCTCTCCCTATGATCTGGCGCGCGTGGCCGATCTGGGCGATGCCTGGGTCGAGCGCCCGTTCAACCTGGAGACGAGCCTGGAGGAGATCGCCGAGTTCTACCGGCGGGTGCACGCGGCCGGGATCACGCCGATCTCGGTCGGCGGCGACCATTCGATCACGCTGTCGATCTTTCGCGGCATCGCCCGCCATCGTCCCGTCGGCATGGTGCATTTCGATGCCCATTGCGACACCGGCGACGACTATCTCGGATCGAAGTTCCATCATGGCGCGCCGTTTCGCCGCGCGGTGGAGGAGGGGCTGCTCGACCCCAAGCGCACCATCCAGATCGGCATCCGCGGCGGTCTCAACGACATCGACATCTGGAAGTTCAGCCATGATTCCGGCATGCGCGTCGTCTACATGGAGGAGCTCTACGAGCTCGGCGTGAAGCGGGTGATCGAGGAGGCGCGGCGCGTGGCGGGCGAGGGCCCGACCTACATCAGCTTCGATGTCGACGGTCTCGACCCGGTCTACGCGCCGGGCACCGGCACGCCGGAAGTCGGCGGCTTCACCACCTTGGAGGCGCAGCTGATGATCCGGGGCCTGCGCGGCCTCGACCTCATCGGCGGCGATGTGGTCGAGGTGGCTCCCCCCTTCGATCCCAGCGGCAACACCGCACTGGTCGGCGCCTCCATCATGTTCGAGGAGCTGTGCGTGGTGGCCGATGCCTTGGCGGCACGGCGGAGCCAGCCGAAGGCGGCAGAGTAG
- a CDS encoding iron-containing alcohol dehydrogenase: protein MAAMIQGPRLMSIGGGAVKEAASVLERLNVKRPLIVSDAFMRDSGLLSRLTDALDQGRIKWDLFADTVPDPTTAVVEVGVGRLRSSAYDSLIAFGGGSPMDTAKAMSVQAAMGGAMREHKVPKQADKSAVPVICIPTTAGTGSEVTRFCVITDTETDEKMLIAGLGCLPAAAIVDYELTMGMPFRLTADTGIDSLTHAIEAYVSKRHNPYADSFALAAMRRIAKYIRQACFEPDNPAAREEMMLGATQAGMAFSNSSVCLVHGMSRPIGAFFHVPHGLSNAMLLPAITAFSAEAALERYADCARSMGVAGAEEGNQGAVARLLEALQRLNADLKVPTPKAYGIEAQRYQSLLETMASQALASGSPGNNPRVPSAAEIVDLYKQVYA, encoded by the coding sequence ATGGCAGCCATGATCCAGGGGCCCCGGCTGATGTCGATCGGCGGCGGGGCGGTCAAGGAGGCGGCGTCCGTCCTCGAGCGGCTCAATGTGAAGCGGCCTTTGATCGTGAGCGACGCGTTCATGCGCGACTCCGGCCTGCTCTCCCGGCTGACCGACGCCCTGGACCAGGGACGGATCAAATGGGATCTCTTTGCCGATACCGTGCCGGACCCGACCACGGCGGTGGTCGAGGTCGGAGTCGGCAGGCTCAGATCCTCGGCCTATGATTCGCTCATCGCCTTTGGCGGCGGCAGCCCGATGGACACCGCGAAGGCGATGAGCGTGCAGGCCGCCATGGGCGGGGCCATGCGCGAGCACAAGGTGCCGAAGCAGGCGGACAAATCCGCCGTCCCCGTCATCTGCATTCCAACCACGGCGGGGACCGGCTCGGAGGTGACGCGGTTTTGCGTCATCACCGATACCGAGACCGACGAGAAGATGCTGATCGCCGGCCTCGGCTGCCTTCCCGCCGCCGCCATCGTCGATTATGAGCTGACCATGGGCATGCCGTTTCGGCTGACCGCGGATACCGGCATCGATTCCCTGACCCATGCGATCGAGGCCTATGTCTCTAAGCGGCACAACCCTTATGCCGACAGCTTCGCCCTTGCCGCCATGCGGCGAATCGCCAAATACATCCGCCAAGCCTGCTTCGAGCCGGACAACCCCGCTGCCCGCGAGGAGATGATGCTGGGTGCCACCCAAGCCGGCATGGCCTTCTCCAATTCCTCGGTGTGCCTGGTCCATGGCATGAGCCGGCCCATCGGCGCCTTCTTCCATGTGCCTCACGGCTTGTCGAACGCCATGCTGCTGCCGGCGATCACCGCCTTCTCGGCCGAGGCGGCGCTCGAGCGCTATGCGGATTGCGCGCGCAGCATGGGTGTCGCCGGTGCCGAAGAAGGCAATCAGGGGGCGGTGGCACGGCTATTGGAGGCCCTTCAGCGATTGAATGCCGACCTCAAGGTGCCGACGCCGAAGGCCTATGGCATCGAGGCCCAGCGCTATCAGAGCCTGCTTGAGACCATGGCGAGTCAGGCGCTGGCCTCGGGCTCGCCCGGCAACAATCCGCGCGTGCCGTCCGCGGCCGAAATCGTCGACCTCTACAAGCAGGTCTATGCCTGA
- a CDS encoding MFS transporter: protein MATGLVLSLLATLFIQVLVAYAALVAPVLAPPIAADLGLDPHLIGLFVSLVYGIAACSGLVSGGFIHRYGAMRVSQACLVLAALSMAVLSVGTLPALILAALAIGAGYGPVTPASSAILARGTPQAWLNLVFSIKQTGVPLGFMLAGVALPALTLWAGWRVASLIGTGICLVFAIALEPMRAETDRERDPMRPVLSLGHVLRPLRVVFATPAIRRLAFASFVFAGMQSSLSTFLVTFLNRDLGMPLVAAGIVLATSQVGATAGRILWGIVADRLVPPMTVLGGLGLAMGLFALLTGMASATWPFAVLIAVSVCFGATAGAWNGVHLAQLARLAPAGQAGEVTGGTFFLTFGGVMATPSLFSLVLGLTDSFLVGYALVGGIAASAGLSILLLRKPTS, encoded by the coding sequence GTGGCGACGGGGCTGGTCCTTTCGCTTCTCGCCACCCTCTTCATCCAGGTGCTGGTCGCTTATGCGGCCCTCGTCGCCCCGGTGCTGGCGCCGCCGATCGCCGCCGATCTCGGCCTCGATCCGCACCTCATCGGCCTGTTCGTCTCCCTCGTCTACGGCATCGCCGCGTGCTCGGGGCTGGTGAGCGGCGGCTTCATCCACCGCTACGGCGCCATGCGGGTGAGCCAGGCCTGCCTGGTGCTCGCCGCCCTCTCCATGGCCGTCTTGTCGGTGGGCACGCTGCCGGCCCTCATCTTGGCGGCACTCGCCATCGGCGCCGGCTACGGGCCGGTGACGCCGGCCTCCTCCGCCATCCTCGCCCGCGGCACGCCGCAGGCATGGCTCAATCTCGTCTTCTCGATCAAGCAAACGGGCGTGCCTCTCGGTTTCATGCTGGCCGGCGTGGCGCTGCCGGCCTTGACCTTGTGGGCGGGCTGGCGCGTGGCCAGCCTGATTGGTACCGGAATCTGCCTCGTCTTTGCCATCGCCCTCGAGCCGATGCGCGCCGAGACCGACCGCGAGCGCGACCCCATGCGCCCGGTCCTCTCCCTCGGCCATGTGCTGCGGCCGCTCCGGGTCGTCTTCGCCACCCCGGCGATCCGGCGGCTCGCCTTCGCCTCCTTCGTCTTCGCCGGCATGCAGTCCTCGCTCTCGACCTTCCTCGTGACCTTCCTCAATCGCGATCTCGGCATGCCGCTGGTCGCCGCCGGGATCGTGCTCGCGACCTCGCAGGTAGGCGCCACCGCCGGCCGCATCCTCTGGGGCATCGTTGCCGATCGGCTGGTGCCGCCGATGACGGTCCTGGGCGGCCTCGGGCTCGCCATGGGCCTGTTTGCGCTTCTGACCGGCATGGCCAGCGCCACCTGGCCCTTCGCCGTCCTCATCGCCGTCTCCGTCTGCTTCGGCGCCACTGCCGGGGCCTGGAACGGCGTGCATCTGGCGCAGCTGGCACGCCTGGCACCCGCCGGTCAGGCGGGCGAGGTGACCGGCGGCACCTTCTTCCTGACCTTCGGCGGCGTCATGGCCACGCCCAGCCTCTTCAGCCTGGTGCTCGGTCTCACCGATTCATTTCTTGTCGGCTATGCCTTGGTGGGCGGGATCGCCGCCAGCGCCGGCCTGTCGATCCTGCTCTTGCGCAAGCCAACGAGCTGA
- a CDS encoding glycosyltransferase, whose translation MRGLSRIAWLGREAVFAAGVLARMVYEHLPEPARRLAWRWLRGRRAPAMPASTAPLSLAARDRAILVIDAHTPRLGQDAASLATIELLRAVEDLGYAARFAAVEGPAYAGGDSEALRQAGVATIHPPEDRSLADHLRRAGEGIAAVVLVRHGVARRWLEPIRRALPGRPVLFLDADLHSLREARRAEVADSPVLAWSARRTKRLELSVIDRVDATIVHSPVERDLILEERPKVRVQVWVWPVEPKPTPKPFELRRDLVFLGGYRHTSNLDGARWFVGSVLPLIRRDLPDLCLRLVGSNPSRALADLAGEGVVVVGPVDDLSQEFGNARLFVAPLRYGAGLKGKVLDAVAFGLPTVLTSIAAEGSGFEHELDTLIADTPVAFAEAVSRLYRDADLWARLREASLRRLGRSFSRQVQTKSLAELFIKLDLPVN comes from the coding sequence ATGCGGGGGCTCTCCAGGATCGCTTGGCTCGGACGCGAGGCCGTCTTTGCCGCGGGCGTGCTCGCCAGGATGGTCTATGAGCATCTGCCGGAACCGGCAAGGCGCTTGGCGTGGCGATGGCTGCGCGGCCGGCGGGCGCCGGCGATGCCGGCCTCGACGGCGCCGCTGTCCCTTGCCGCGCGCGATCGTGCCATTCTCGTAATCGACGCGCACACGCCGCGCCTCGGCCAGGACGCCGCATCGCTGGCGACGATCGAGCTCCTCCGCGCCGTCGAGGATCTGGGCTACGCCGCCCGCTTCGCCGCGGTCGAGGGACCGGCCTATGCCGGAGGCGACAGCGAAGCCTTGCGCCAGGCAGGGGTGGCGACGATCCATCCGCCGGAAGATCGCTCGCTCGCCGATCATCTTCGCCGCGCCGGCGAGGGCATCGCTGCGGTCGTGCTGGTGCGCCATGGGGTCGCCCGGCGGTGGCTGGAGCCGATCCGCCGGGCCTTGCCCGGCCGCCCGGTGCTGTTTCTCGACGCCGACCTGCACTCCCTCCGCGAGGCGCGGCGGGCCGAGGTCGCCGACTCTCCGGTGCTGGCCTGGTCCGCCCGGCGCACCAAGCGCCTGGAGCTGTCGGTGATCGATCGGGTGGACGCGACCATCGTCCACAGCCCGGTCGAGCGCGACCTCATTCTCGAGGAACGCCCGAAGGTACGAGTTCAGGTGTGGGTATGGCCGGTCGAGCCGAAACCGACGCCGAAGCCGTTCGAGCTCCGCCGGGATCTGGTGTTCCTCGGCGGCTATCGCCACACGTCTAATCTCGACGGTGCCCGGTGGTTCGTCGGGTCGGTGCTGCCGCTCATTCGCCGGGATTTGCCCGATCTCTGCCTCCGGCTGGTGGGCAGCAATCCGAGCAGGGCGCTCGCCGATTTGGCGGGAGAGGGTGTGGTGGTGGTGGGCCCGGTCGACGATCTCAGCCAGGAATTCGGCAATGCCCGCCTGTTCGTGGCCCCGCTGCGCTACGGCGCCGGCCTCAAGGGAAAGGTTCTGGACGCCGTCGCATTCGGATTGCCGACGGTGCTGACCTCGATCGCAGCCGAAGGCAGCGGCTTCGAACATGAGCTGGATACGCTCATCGCCGATACGCCAGTGGCCTTTGCCGAGGCGGTGAGCCGCCTCTATCGCGATGCGGATTTGTGGGCTCGGCTGCGCGAAGCATCGCTGCGGCGGCTGGGCCGGAGCTTTTCCAGGCAAGTACAAACTAAGAGTCTTGCGGAGCTTTTTATTAAATTGGATTTGCCGGTTAATTGA